In Triticum aestivum cultivar Chinese Spring chromosome 5B, IWGSC CS RefSeq v2.1, whole genome shotgun sequence, the following proteins share a genomic window:
- the LOC123117157 gene encoding non-specific lipid transfer protein GPI-anchored 5: protein MAARARAVAATSSNSSILLAAAVALALLVSSASAQSGCTTALVGLYPCMNYISGNDTAPTKSCCSQLGSVVQSQPQCLCSALGGESSSLGGMTINKTRALELPNACSVQTPPASKCNGAGGGSAPGAGSGSKTTPTAHLQGSGGSPLQGTAGRLVFALSAAAVYAVSTV, encoded by the exons ATGGCGGCGAGAGCGAGAGCGGTGGCAGCCACGTCCAGCAACAGCAGCATCCTCCTGGCCGCGGCGGTGGCACTGGCGCTGCTGGTGTCGTCGGCGTCGGCGCAGTCCGGTTGTACGACGGCGCTGGTCGGCCTGTACCCGTGCATGAACTACATCAGCGGCAACGACACAGCGCCGACCAAGTCCTGCTGCTCGCAGCTCGGCTCCGTCGTGCAGTCCCAGCCGCAGTGCCTCTGCAGCGCCCTCGGCGGCGAGTCGTCGTCGCTGGGCGGCATGACCATCAACAAGACGCGCGCGCTGGAGCTCCCCAACGCGTGCAGCGTGCAGACCCCGCCGGCGAGCAAGTGCAACGGCG CTGGAGGCGGCAGTGCTCCGGGCGCTGGCTCGGGATCGAAGACGACACCGACGGCGCACTTGCAGGGGAGCGGTGGGTCGCCGCTCCAGGGCACGGCCGGTCGTCTGGTGTTCGCGCTCTCGGCCGCTGCGGTCTACGCCGTGTCCACCGTGTGA
- the LOC123117158 gene encoding non-specific lipid transfer protein GPI-anchored 5, translating into MAARARAVAATSRNSSILLAAAVALALLVSSASAQSGCTTALVGLYPCMNYISGSGTAPTKSCCSQLASVVQSQPQCLCTALGGDSSSLGGVTINKTRALELPNACNVQTPPASKCNGAGSGSAPGASAKTPTSPAVQTPAGLGSKTTPSAYLQGNGGSSLHGPAGLVFALAVAAVYAVSAV; encoded by the exons ATGGCGGCGAGAGCGAGAGCGGTGGCAGCCACGTCCAGAAACAGCAGCATCCTCCTGGCCGCGGCGGTGGCACTGGCGCTGCTGGTGTCGTCGGCGTCGGCGCAGTCCGGGTGCACGACGGCGCTGGTCGGCCTGTACCCGTGCATGAACTACATCAGCGGCAGCGGCACAGCGCCGACCAAGTCCTGCTGTTCGCAGCTCGCCTCAGTCGTGCAGTCCCAGCCGCAGTGCCTCTGCACCGCGCTCGGCGGTGACTCGTCGTCGCTCGGAGGCGTCACCATCAACAAGACCCGCGCGCTCGAGTTGCCCAACGCCTGCAACGTGCAGACCCCGCCGGCGAGCAAGTGCAACGGCG CTGGTAGTGGCAGTGCTCCTGGTGCCAGTGCCAAAACGCCGACCAGCCCGGCAGTGCAGACACCGGCCGGCCTGGGATCGAAGACGACGCCGTCGGCGTACCTGCAGGGGAACGGCGGCTCGTCGCTTCACGGCCCTGCGGGTCTGGTGTTCGCGCTCGCGGTCGCTGCCGTCTACGCCGTGTCGGCCGTGTGA